The following are encoded together in the Humulus lupulus chromosome 5, drHumLupu1.1, whole genome shotgun sequence genome:
- the LOC133778379 gene encoding LIM domain-containing protein WLIM2a-like: MAFSGTQQKCKACDKTVHFIDMLSADGVIYHKTCFKCSHCTGLLVISNYSSMDGVLYCKPHFEQLFRKTGSFTKKFQSGKPPTEQLARAPSKLSSMFSGTQDKCAVCSKTVYPLEKVTVEGEFYHKSCFRCNHGGCFLSTSSYAALDGILYCKHHFAQLFKEKGSYNHLIKTASMKKNGVLLAENNPEIIAKTKAEAAEVNPNEDSVQT; this comes from the exons ATGGCGTTCAGTGGAACCCAACAGAAATGTAAGGCTTGTGATAAGACTGTTCATTTCATTGACATGTTATCAGCTGATGGAGTTATCTATCACAAGACTTGCTTCAAATGCAGTCACTGCACTGGCCTTCTTGTG ATAAGCAATTACTCCTCTATGGATGGAGTCTTGTATTGCAAGCCTCACTTTGAGCAACTCTTCAGGAAAACTGGTAGTTTCACCAAGAAATTTCAAT CTGGAAAGCCACCAACCGAACAACTG GCCAGGGCCCCTAGCAAGCTCTCATCCATGTTCTCTGGAACTCAAGACAAATGTGCAGTCTGCAGCAAAACAGTATACCCACTGGAAAAG GTCACTGTGGAGGGAGAATTTTACCACAAGTCATGCTTCAGGTGCAATCATGGGGGTTGCTTCCTGTCAACATCATCCTATGCTGCTTTGGATGGAATCCTTTACTGCAAGCACCACTTTGCCCAGTTATTCAAGGAGAAGGGAAGCTATAATCACCTCATTAAAACTGCTTCAATGAAGAAAAATGGAGTTTTATTAGCAGAAAATAACCCTGAGATAATAGCAAAAACAAAAGCTGAAGCAGCAGAAGTAAACCCCAATGAGGATTCAGTCCAAACATGA
- the LOC133778380 gene encoding remorin-like — protein sequence MAEEEAKRAEPQPPENPPPVAAEEEKKKKEEEEEKAENTKDVCASEEKSLSPVPSEKPLPAPAIVQKIADPPIEKNTEVAVDRDAVLARVETEKRLALIKAWEDSEKTKADNKAYKKLSAVESWENSKRAAVEAELKQIEEKFEKKRAEYTEKMKNKVVELHKVAEEKRALVEANRQEEFLKVEETAAKFRASGYSPKKFFACFSA from the exons ATGGCTGAGGAAGAAGCCAAGAGGGCTGAGCCTCAACCGCCGGAAAATCCACCTCCGGTAGCGGcggaggaggagaagaagaagaaagaagaagaagaagaaaaagctGAGAACACTAAGGATGTTTGTGCTTCTGAGGAGAAGAGTTTGAGCCCAGTTCCATCAGAGAAGCCTCTTCCTGCCCCTGCAATTGTTCAAA AAATTGCTGATCCTCCTATTGAGAAAAACACAGAAGTTGCAGTTGACAGGG ATGCAGTGCTTGCAAGAGTAGAAACAGAGAAAAGATTGGCCTTAATCAAAGCATGGGAAGATAGTGAGAAGACAAAGGCAGATAACAA GGCATACAAAAAATTATCTGCTGTTGAATCATGGGAGAATAGCAAGAGAGCGGCTGTGGAGGCCGAACTCAAACAAATTGAG GAAAAGTTTGAAAAGAAGAGGGCAGAATACACagagaaaatgaagaacaaagtggtGGAATTACACAAGGTAGCAGAAGAAAAGAGGGCATTGGTTGAAGCCAATAGACAAGAAGAATTTCTCAAGGTTGAAGAGACTGCTGCAAAGTTCAGAGCTTCTGGCTATTCACCTAAGAAATTCTTTGCATGCTTCTCTGCCTAA